The Candidatus Methylomirabilis tolerans genome includes the window CACCCTGTTCTCGACGCATTCGGCGGCCGCTCGGATCGCATTCTTGATGGCCTTGGCCGTCGAGCGGCCGTGGCAGATGATACAGACCCCTCTGACCCCCAACAGTGGCGCGCCGCCGTACTCCGTGTAGTCAACCAGCTTCTTGAAGCGCTTAAATGCGCCTCGAGCCAATAAGGCGCCGGCCATCCCCGCCAACCCCTTTCCCAGCTCCTCCTTGAGCAGGAGCGTAAAAAACTCCGCGGCGCCCTCAATGATCTTCAGGGCAATGTTGCCGGTGAAGCCATCGCAAACGATGATATCGGCAGTCCCCATGAGGACCTCACGGCCCTCGACGTTCCCGATGAAGTTCAGAGACTGCTCCTCTTCGAGCCCCCTGAAGGCCTCTCGAGTCAACTCGTTCCCTTTGCTCTCTTCCTCCCCGATACTCAGGAGGCCGACGGTAGGCGATGGTTTCCCCATGATTTGACGCGCATAGACATCCCCCATAATAGCAAACTGCAGGAGATGCCGCGCTTTGCAATCAGCATTGGCGCCGACATCCAACAGAATTGAACGACCTTTTAGCGTAGGAATGATCAGGGCAATGGCGGGACGCTCGACGCCGGGAAGAGGACCCAGGGTAATCAGTGCGGTAGCCATCACAGCCCCAGTATTTCCGGCGCTGATAAAGGCATCAGCCTCCCCACACTTCACCAACTCCAGGCCGACCCTGATTGACGACTGCCTTTTCTTCCGCAAGGCGGCGGAGGGGGATTCTTGCATTCCGACCGCCTCCGGAGCGTGCCGAATTGCAATGCTAAGACCGCTCGTAGAGTGCCGTTTCAGCCCCTGGCTAAGCTCCTCTTCGTTCCCGACCAGCAAGACGGAAAGGTTAAGCTCGCGAGCGGCAGCG containing:
- the plsX gene encoding phosphate acyltransferase PlsX codes for the protein MGTRIALDAMGGDRGPMVTIEGAVAAARELNLSVLLVGNEEELSQGLKRHSTSGLSIAIRHAPEAVGMQESPSAALRKKRQSSIRVGLELVKCGEADAFISAGNTGAVMATALITLGPLPGVERPAIALIIPTLKGRSILLDVGANADCKARHLLQFAIMGDVYARQIMGKPSPTVGLLSIGEEESKGNELTREAFRGLEEEQSLNFIGNVEGREVLMGTADIIVCDGFTGNIALKIIEGAAEFFTLLLKEELGKGLAGMAGALLARGAFKRFKKLVDYTEYGGAPLLGVRGVCIICHGRSTAKAIKNAIRAAAECVENRVIEHIIEGIAVS